The genome window CATGGGCTCTGTGACACAACCATGGGGCCACTGAGcttgggcactgctgtgctgaatcCAGAGGGAGAGTGCAAGGCTGGCTCAGCCTCTGGATTCAGGTTTtctcctgcttccagctccaCCAGAGGTGGCTTTCACCAGGACAATACCATGCAGGTCTGACTTGAGCAGGAATTGAAGACCTGCTGCTTTCCACAACAGTGGATGAGGGTGAGAGGTGCAGCTCCATCTTGGCCACTGGGAAGATGTCCGAGGCTCAACGTGGAAAGAGGGAGATTTCCATCTGCTCAGCTCTAATAGCTaagggcagcacaggctgaaatCTGTGGGGAGTGTGGGGGAGATGGAACATGGCAACAAAAGGGCTGAGCTGGTGGGATCAGCGTGGAGTGACACACTGAGGAGCTGAGAAGCCAATGAAAGCCTCATTTTTAAGCCTGTTTTCCACGCTCACAGCTTGCTTTTCCCACccacccctcctccccctttCTCTTCAAACCAGTGCTCACCCAGCTGGTGCAGATCTGGGCCCACTGGTGCAAAGCAAGGCAGTTGCTGAGACCTCCCAGCCCCGGGAATGTCAGACACCCCAAAGGGCCGGGGGAGCACCCAGGTGAAGGTGTCACAAACCAGTCCctggtggcagcacagcagcacctgcacctCCTGTCTGCCTTcgtgcccaggctgtgcagcctgCCACAGGGAGCCAGCCTGGGGTCTTGaacacatccctgtgctcttCCTTGGGACAAATAATCAACCACCACCAGATGGATTCACCTTTTATTAAGCTGCCACCCAGAACAAAAGGAGGAGAGTGCAAAGCCTGCCCTGAGACCTTCCCAATGCTGGCAACTCTGCATGCCTTCCCCACCAGGAAAAGGGGCTATTTCTCCACAAAAACCCCCTCAGAGGGTATTTTAAATAGAACTGAGAGTGAAAATGTCCCTtattggagaaaaaataagtaaaataaacagAGCTCTTACCACTGTCAGAGCCCTGCTTTCGTGCAGATGAGACAGGATGGACAAAGGGGTCACCAGCTGGAAAGAGCCCCCCaggtgtggctgtgcaggtgccaCATCCCACACAGGGATGAGCGTGGATGGGACCACCCCCACCTCAGATAACCCCAGCAGCAACAAGCACAAACCCATGTGCTCACAGGGACTGGGAGGAGGCgaggagccagcacagctgctgggctgccagctGGAGGAAAGGTGGGGAAGGAAGGCGTGGTTTTAGCTAAGACAAAAAACCAATCTCCTTAGGACCAAGCCCTTGGAGTCTGTTGTTCAGGAAGGCTCTCCATGGGGCTGCCCCTAGTAGAGATTGGGCTCAGcacagaggagagctggggctgggctggactggaCTGGACTGGAGGAGTTCAGCTtcccctgggaatggggaagcCAGGAGGACCTGCCCGTGGTGGTGAGGTACAAGAGGCAAGGTGTGCTGGTGGGCAGGTGGGTGAGTGCCTGGGCCTCCAGCTTCCAAAAGCACTGAGCCAGCCACAAACCTGAGCTCAGACCCAGAGGGCTGCTCACAGGAGATGAAGATCCTCCATgaagctgtccctgtgtgctgagTTTCAGGACTGCAGCccgttcccttccctgtgtgctgaGTTTCAGGACTGCAGCCCATTCCCTCCTGcccacctctccctgcccacccaCCAGCTGCAAACCCTCTGTGTGGCACTGACTTACCTGCACCTGCTGGCAGGGGACAACTTAAAggtccccagccctgcaaggcTTGCTCACACACTCTCAGCAAATGCAGCCCAGCTCACAGAGCAAGAGACATGTGCTGGCAGTAGCCACAGCCAAGGCTCAACAGGGTGGGAGGGCAGCAATGCACcctctggggagcagggaggtgggagagcAAACCTACAGCTCACTGGGCTTCACATCGGGGCAAGGGGGGCTCTTGCCAGCCCTAAATGCTTGaacttgggaagaaaaaggcaaagaaaaactAACAGTGTCATTCAGTGCCTGCAAAAAAGGAATCATTATCTCCCAACAGTATTTAGAGGCTCCTgctggggggagggagaggaacaGAAGAAATGAGTAAGGAGAACCTGCCATCTCTGTTCTTAATTTTTCAGCGTAGTAAGACTGGAGCGCTCCTAGATGGATTTCCTCCGTCGCTGGGGGTGCTGCCGGCAGCGAGGGCTGCTGGAAGACAAAGTGCTCCCCGGGGAGGAGCCGGTCTGCCCCCGCGTGCTCAGGGACACCTCGTCGATTTTGTAGGAGATGGAGTTGTAGTACACAGGGTTGGTGTGGCAGCTGAGGGTCTCGGGGTGGGAGGGCGCGGGGCTGCCGCACACCTGGGGTCTGTAGCACAGGCAGGTGCAGAAGGACGGCACCGCCGCCGCCGACGCGGCCGACTGGCGCCGCTGCCTCTCCGCGTCCTCCTGCACCAGCGGGATCAGGTTCATCTGGCTCGTCCTGTCCTCCGCAGGGAGAAAAATGGCATTGCTGCTGCGGCTCTCCTCCTTTGGCTTAAGGAGGATGTTGTTGCGGGCTCTCCTCAGCGAGGCTCGCTCCTCGGCGTCCCGCCGCTCGTCCTCCGAGTTCATGGTCAGGAAGCGCAGCACCACCAGGTTTAGGAAGGCGCCAATCACCGTCAGGCCCACCAGGATGTACATGAAGCTGAAAGCCACGTACGGGGGCTTCTTCTGCAAAGCCTCGTTTTTCTGCAGAGCCACAAAGTCTCCAAAGCCAATAGTGGTCAAGGTTATGAAGCAGTAGTAATAGGCATGGAAGAAAGTCCAGCCCTCGAAATAAGAGAAGGCTGCGGCGCCGATGCACAGGGTGCTCATGCAGGACAGAAAGCCCACCAGGACCATGTTCTCCATGGAGACGTGGGTTGTCCTCATGCCCAGACACTTCTTGATCTTCTTGAGCAGTAGCCTCACGACGGTGTTCATGCGCTCCCCCAGGCTCTGGAACATGACCAGTGTCAGGGGGATGCCCAGGATGGCATAGAACATGCAGAAGACTTTGCCAGCGTCTGTGCCGGGAGCAGCATGCCCATAACCTGTGAAGGacacaggaaaaaggaaaggtgGTGTCACGCCCTCACTGGGGTTTCCAGTGAGGCTGCCCTGTGACCGAGaggagtattttaaaaattggggGGAAGAATGGAAAATGACTCAGTAGCAGATCTGTAGGCAATGGGCCATGGGATGCCCATCCTTTGGGATGATGGCACATTAAAGTATCGTGTAGGCAAAACCTCGTTTGACCTCTAAAAAGAGAAGGTGCCCTCCTGATAgtccccagtgtcacagagGCCAAGAGGTGGCCTAGAGCTGGACTGGGGTCTGCAAGCCTCCTGCAGCTCACCAATAATTCAGAGGCCAtgatgctgtgccagtgccaggtGTGCAGGGTAACCTGAGCCCCACAGCGAGGGGGAACAGACGCTTTGCAAGGTGCTGAGACCAACAGCATCAATCACCCCGAGGGGAGGTACAACCCAGCCAGGACCATCCACAACTGCCCTTGCAGAGGCATTGCCACCTCCCCTGTcacctgctcctcctcctcctcccaagCTGTCCAGTGTCACATGCACATTTGAGTCTCAGCTCTATGAGCACTTGCTGTGCAGCCTATTGGACAGGAGCCAGAGCAACCCTACAACCCTGGGCTATAGAGACAGtccccacaggagcagctgagcctggaaGGGCTTCTGCAGATCCACTCCAGATTTACTCCAGTGGCACTAAGACTCAGACCTAAAGCACCACTGGACTGTTGGggaggaggggctgtgctgttttagatgcagggcagggagcatTTATGCCACTGCAGCCCTGTCAGCCCTTTTCCTGGGGACAAGGAGCTCCAGGAGGACAAGGTTCTCCTTGAACGCCTTCTGAGATTTAATTTGTCCACCTTGGCCCCAGTTTCAGGGCTGTGACTCAACGACACACACAATTACACTGTGAGGCATAGCGAGGTATTCACTGCACTCCAGCGATTCTGTGCTCACCTCAATGACAGCAGCTTAGCAGAAATCAGTGGCCCCTGACCTCAGAGGATGAGTAATGAACTCAGAGCAAGGGAGTCATGTGGCATGGGGAGTAATGGCATCCAAAGGTATCTGACCCTTTCTTTTGAGTTGCTTTTACAAGAAACTGCCAGGGCCTGAAATTCCCTCCTGAAGGTGCCTGCAGAACAgtgccagctccttcctgcactgctgccaggcCCTTCACAAACAGCTATTTGTATTTTCACTTTCTGCAGGAATTTGCCTGACTTTTGCATGGAGAACATGGGGGAAAACAACCTCTTGTTACCCCACAGTCTTGTTCTAAACTGTGACTTGGCTTCACCTCAGTCCTTGCTGCCCCTGGATTTCCAGGACACCTGGGAAAGGTGCTGCACCCAGTGATGGAAGGATCAGAGGAGGATAACCATGTTACCCTGGGCTCCTGAGCACACCTCCTGCTCCAGAAGACTCCTGCATGGGACAGGGCTGAGGACAGCATTATCCttcactgtgctgtgctctgaacAGTGAGCAGACAGTGGGACCAGCTTCTAACAGCTCTCTCTGTTCACAAATTCACACAACAAAAAATGATGCATTTAATGCCTGCGTGCCACATTTCATGAAATTGAGAGCAGACAGGAGACTGCAGTGGCAAAACCTCCCAGTCAGATCCAAGCTTAATAACCGAGTGCAATCACAAGGTCCCAGGCTACAAGATAATACAATGACAGCAATGAGGATGTAAAGATAATGATCCAGAAGAGCAGTAAGTGGAAAAACAATTGTTATACCCTGAGAGACTGTTGAAGGAGTGTTTGACTGATGGTTTCGAAATGACAAAGGGAATTAGATAGAGTAAACACAGCTACAGTAACattaaaactgagatttgaaGCACAGCCCAATATAAAGAGATCTAACATGTCAGCGTTTGAGAAATACAGCACCTGGGCTGAAATTATTTATCACACAGGGTGTGTGACAAGTACAGCCATTGTTTGTCAGAGCCAACAGGAAAATCATGTAAATTAAGCTATAGCCTGTCAGGTAATGATGGGGATTTTTGCTGAAGCCATTCATCTTTCCCTCCTGCGGGGGTCTGACCCAAATCATGCCCTGAGCCCACTGTGGTTTGCTGACcatgtgtgtgcccagctgcaCAAACCCCACACCCCATCCCATGGGAGTGCATGGAGACCCCAGGTAAGGCCTGTCCCTCTTCCACCTCTTGTCCTCTGGTAACACAGTGCAGTTGATCCCACCAACCCTTGCCTTGAGGGATGATGCTTCCAGCTACCAGAGGTATTTCAACCATCCCAAGCCCTTTAGTAAGGCTAAAGTCCTGTCCTGAAGAACAGGAGGCTGCtagctgtgccagggcaggatttggccTCAGGATTCCTGCCTCCAGAACACATCTGCTGACTGAAATCCCAGCACAAGCAGTGACACAAGCACAGGATCCCTGTGGACCCCCATGGAATGCCAAGGGTGCATGGATTAATTAAAGTGGATTAATTAAACAATGCTCCACTCCCATGTGGCTAATCTCACCTAAATTAAGGCAATCCTCATTAAATTTAGTTTCATTCTCTCACAACATTGAAGTGGACAAACCAAGGCACCGGGCTTTAGTATGGATAAGTGGGTCTGTGGGGGAGTTTATTGAGTCAATCACTCCCCTCCAAGCTGGCCCCCATGTCCCTGCAGGTTTCTGTGAAGGCAGAACAGCAGGCAGTGGCTCGTGGCTCTCTTGGCAGGTCTCACACAACCAAACACCGAGAGTTTTGAGCCAGCAAAGAACAATTCTTGCCCAGCTCTTCACGCAGCTCACTGCCTACAGCCAGGCCCCTATCTCTGCCCTCCCACTCCGCTGCCAACTTTGGCGGCTGCCGGCTCCAGAGGTTCCCGCAGAAGCTCTGcaagctgctgcctccctgggacACCATCGTGGCTTGCAGGCCCGGCCGtagcagcacccccagagcagGGTGGCCCCAGGCTGCTCGCGGGCTGCCTCGCACCGCGCTGGGCACTCGGGTCCCACAGAGTCAGCTCGGGGGTAGCCTGAAGAGATGTCCCAGCCTTCCAAGGGTGACACCTACCTGTGCCGTGCGGGCACCCCCCAGACTGCCCTGGAGCTCCCGGGGTGCTGGAGGTGTGGGGCTGGAGAaggatggggtgcagggatATGGAGGGATATGGGATGCAGGGGcgtggggatggagggacatgggagcagggatggagggacgCGGGGTGTAGGGAGGTTGGACGGAGGGATACGGGGTGCAGAGGttcagggatggagggatgccGGGCGCGCCGGCCGGGCTGCCCGCACTCACCGATGGTGGTGATGACCGTGATGGCGAAGTAGAAGGAGCCGGCGAACTTCCACTGGCGGCCGGCGCGGTGCGGCTCGgcctgcaccccccccccccccccccccccccccccccccccccccccccccccccccccccccccagccgctcCAGCTCCCGGTAATCGTCGGCGGAGAAGCGGTACTTCCTCCGCAGCTCCCCGCgcttctgctccagcagccgCTTGCGGCCGCTCTCTGCCTCCGACTCCAGCGCATCGAAGACCGCGGCGCCCACCAGCAGGTAGGAGAAGATGCAGAGGATGAGCGCGGCCGTGCGCAGGTTCTGCCGCTTCATGGCGAacggcggcccccccccccccccccccccccccccccccccccccccccccccccccccccccccccccccccccccccccccccccccccccccccccccccccccccccccccccccccccccccccccccccccccccccccccccccccccccccccccccccccccccccccccccccccccccccccccccccccccccccccccccccccccccccccccccccccccccccccccccccccccccccccccccccccccccccccccccccccccccccccccccccccccccccccccccccccccccccccccccccccccccccccccccccccccccccccccccccccccccccccccccccccccccccccccccccccccccccccccccccccccccccccccccccccccccccccccccccccccccccccccccccccccccccccccccccccccccccccccccccccccccccccccccccccccccccccccccccccccccccccccccccccccccccccccccccccccccccccccccccccccccccccccccccccccccccccccccccccccccccccccccccccccccccccccccccccccccccccccccccccccccccccccccccccccccccccccccccccccccccccccccccccccccccccccccccccccccccccccccccccccccccccccccccccccccccccccccccccccccccccccccccccccccccccccccccccccccccccccccccccccccccccccccccccccccccccccccccccccccccccccccccccccccccccccccccccccccccccccccccccccacctaGGCTGGCTCCGGTGCGCCCCgagccctccctgcctggcagccccGGGCAGTGCCCGGCTGCAGGTGAGCCCCAGCGGGGCCGAGCTTCACTCTCGTGCCAGTAGCAGCAGCCCCGTTCCCCGAAGTTGCCTCTGGatgctcccaggctggaggggTTTCTCGTGCCTGCGCCCTCTCCGCCTGCTCTCCCGCAAGCAGGAGCCTTTGGGGCTGTGCGGCTGTCCCGAAGCAGCCTGCTGATCATCACTGCGCGGGCAGCCCTCGCTCCTTCTGTGTACACCCATGGCACTGAGGAACGCTGCTACTACCGGTGTTACCTGTGTAATTTATTCGTGGTACCAGTGCAATCTGTCTGTGTTATCTATCTGTGCTGCCTGTGTTATATGTGTTGTCTGTGTTACCTATCTCTTTTATCTCTGTTCCCAATGTTAGCTATCTGTGTTATCTGTGTGTTAACTGTGTTATCTGTGTTGTCTGTAATCTATCTGTGTTATCTGTGTTGTCTATGTTATCTGTGTTGTGTATGTTATCTGGGTTATCTCTGTTCCCTGTTATCTGTGTTATTTGTCTGTGGTCCCAGTGTTATCTATCTGTGTTATTTGTGTTATTTGTCTGTGTTAGTGGTGTTATCTGTCTGCGTTATCTGTGTCATCCTTTTCTCAGCTGGTTAGCAGAGCAGGGAGTCTGGCCTGTGGTGTCCAGTGCTGTTTTGAGACagcagaaaggaacaaaaacaaattcagtgtttctgtttgGCACATTGGTGAGAGGCTGCAGGCACATGGGGTGTGGGGCCTGTCCACCCTGTGCTGGTGTGAGGGGCAGTGGGCTCAGCCTCTCTGCACTGATGTGCTGTGGACAGCCCAGGTCAGCCCCAAGGAGCAGGGAAATCAGCTGTGGTAGGAGAGGGAGCCCACAAATTGAAGACCCTGTTTCTCATTCCTGGTTACCATAGCTTTTATGTAACTCCTAtacttcacttttaaaaatagaaagataCTTCTGAGTTGTGTGTTGCAGGAGATAATATctctttcaggaaaataaactcTTCTTCATTTTGCGGGGAATAAAACACACAAGTGGATctctttcaggaaaataaactcTTCTTCATTCGGCAGGGAATAAAACacacaagtgaaaaaaacaacaaggcTTACATCCCTCTTCATCCGTCTTGCTTCTCTCTCTGGAGAGGAGAAGATGCTTTGGGATTTAGTTGCACTAATGAAGGTTTGAGCTGGACataagaaaaacttttaaacCACAAAGACAGTGTaacactggaacagactgctgGGGGAGATTGTGGCATCCTGTCACTTGaggagtttaaaaataaaataagcagaTGTCTGGGTGTCTGCTGAAAATGCTCTGGGTACAGTGGGTGCTCTCCTGAAAGAGGGAGTGACTCAATGCTTCTCTAGAGCCCCTTCCATCCCTGTCCTCAGCATTCCCATGGCCAGCACAAGGGACACAGTGGCCTTTCCTACTGTAATTGTGAACTCTTTTTCACCCTGGCCAGTTGCCACTTCCCTCCTCCTTGCTGAGCCTCCGTGCCAGCACCATTAGTGAAAGTTGTTATTGGAGAAAAAATAGACTCGGGCATCcatcaggagcagcacaggctgtcgGCGTGCTGCTCGGCATCGCAGGGCTTGCAGCCTCCTCAATCATgagcagagcctctgctgcaggaatgtgTCTGGTTTGTGCTCTCAATGGAGTGTTTGCAGCCCTGCTAAGGGGGCCTGGGGTGTTGTCAAACCTCCAGCCCCAAAGATGTGGGGATGAAGATGCACTTCACCTGGTGCTGGTAATTTTCTCCACTGGTCAGCAATGACTTCCCACCTTGGAGACAGGAACCAGAGCTCATAACTGAGCTTCTGTTGGTTCCAttgcagaggaaggagatcTTACCATGCTTGCATCTCTAGGGGCCTGTCACACTTCTTTTAGGAGGGGTTCTGGGGCCTCCAGTGCCTTGCAGGTCAAATTCTGGGGTGCCCAGGTAATATTTGGAGGTTAAGCTGATGCTTGGAGTGGGACTGGAGGCTTCAAAATTCAAGCTGGGTTCAGCCTGCTCCGTTTCTCACTGCTCACAcactgctttttcctgcctgcagtgaTCACAGGGTATGAGTGACACCAAACTGTGTCAGATGGCTGTTGTGGAAGGCCATCCTGTCCTGTTCCTCCTGAGGCACAGGATGGTTTCACACTTTCCTGCTGGGAAACCATAAGTTCAACCTTTGTGTTTCTCCGGACTTCGCTCTCTTGAGGAAGGTCAAGCTGGAGCCGTGGGTTCAGGGCAGGCAAGATAATGTACTTTATCATTGATTTTCGGTGAGAAGTTGCATTATGAGATTAAATATCTCATTTTTATTGCATGGGgaggtaaagaaaaaacaggagcTCTGAAAATAAAACGTAAGTCcaagtgctgtgtttgtgtgcgGAGGTGCTTGCAGCTGGGAGAGTGAATGTGCCTTTTTTCCAGCCCTTTGGAGGTGAACTTTGAGAAGCTGCTTCCTCTGAGGCTAGTAAACAAAGTCAAGCCTCATCTGTGTTTAAACCAGTGCCTAATTAATGTGTCTGATTGGCCCACATCTACTAgttccaggctggcagggagtttattaaaaagcttttctagTTCTAATGGACTGAAATAAGCAAAGCTGCTTAGCAGTCTCAGATGAAAAGCACTAAAGAGGGACCAGTTGTGTGGGGCTGTTTGAGTCAATGCCAAGCCCCACCAGGTGTCAGCCCCTTCCCTGGTTTCAGCTGCAaggtgctccagctctctgaggGCCTGAGGACCATCCTGATGTAGTCTGCTtcttttggttatttttaaacaccaaattgatggttttgtttgctttagtAAAGGCATCAACTATTCCAGCTTC of Ficedula albicollis isolate OC2 chromosome 20, FicAlb1.5, whole genome shotgun sequence contains these proteins:
- the KCNK15 gene encoding potassium channel subfamily K member 15, translating into MKRQNLRTAALILCIFSYLLVGAAVFDALESEAESGRKRLLEQKRGELRRKYRFSADDYRELERLGVQAEPHRAGRQWKFAGSFYFAITVITTIGYGHAAPGTDAGKVFCMFYAILGIPLTLVMFQSLGERMNTVVRLLLKKIKKCLGMRTTHVSMENMVLVGFLSCMSTLCIGAAAFSYFEGWTFFHAYYYCFITLTTIGFGDFVALQKNEALQKKPPYVAFSFMYILVGLTVIGAFLNLVVLRFLTMNSEDERRDAEERASLRRARNNILLKPKEESRSSNAIFLPAEDRTSQMNLIPLVQEDAERQRRQSAASAAAVPSFCTCLCYRPQVCGSPAPSHPETLSCHTNPVYYNSISYKIDEVSLSTRGQTGSSPGSTLSSSSPRCRQHPQRRRKSI